Proteins encoded in a region of the Oscarella lobularis chromosome 17, ooOscLobu1.1, whole genome shotgun sequence genome:
- the LOC136197560 gene encoding nuclear inhibitor of protein phosphatase 1-like, with the protein MSNYEIPKWAGKACQGLHLDVLKSGAFVEKILIDDKIGYFFGRNKDVCDVVIDHASCSRVHALLLYHKHVKRSFIVDLDSSHGTFVNGIRLEAKKPTPVEINSILSFGASTRTYSLREKPETSSASRATMTTTDGGGEENVELPEQEAKLLDLTEYNTAQNKRVSTVGIGEDGVGMVEGKRRRKRSSVHFQEEEEIINPEDVDPNVGRFRNMVQSTVIQPIKVETRPNKYSSISSV; encoded by the exons ATGTCTAACTACGAGATCCCCAAGTG GGCCGGGAAGGCATGCCAAGGTCTTCATCTTGACGTGCTGAAAAGCGGCGCTTTCGTTGAG AAAATCTTGATCGACGACAAGATAGGCTACTTTTTCGGTCGAAATAAGGACGTCTGCGACGTGGTGATCGATCACGCTTCGTGCTCGCGAGTTCACGCTCTTCTCCTATATCACAAACACGTCAAAAGATCGTTTATAGTCGATCTCGATAGCA gtcaCGGGACTTTTGTTAATGGAATTCGACTCGAAGCCAAGAAACCAACTCCCGTCGAAATCAATTCAATTCTCTCGTTTGGAGCCTCAACGCGAACGTATTCTCTTAGAGAAAAACCGGAGACGTCATCGGCGTCAAGGGCAACTATGACAACCACCgatggaggaggagaagaaaatgtcGAATTGCCAGAACAAGAAGCAAAATTAtta GACTTGACAGAGTATAACACCGCCCAGAATAAACGCGTTAGCACAGTGGGTATTGGCGAGGACGGCGTTGGGATGGTggaaggaaagagaagacgaaaacggtcTTCGGTTCActttcaagaagaagaagaaataattaatcccG AGGACGTTGATCCGAACGTGGGACGATTTCGAAATATGGTACAATCGACGGTCATTCAACCAATCAAGGTAGAAACGCGTCCTAATAAATATTCATCAATATCATCAGTGTAA
- the LOC136197410 gene encoding non-structural maintenance of chromosomes element 1 homolog, with amino-acid sequence MAESGEEEAPGSKHRPAFLQMLIARKIVTTDEARKAMETICERCRVPVPDLSQFVRDINEGLKEIFMEIRTGVSEESGVVHYALVNTYEDVAAKVAASYDRKLLTYFNKVMEMIVREGNGLASSTDLINAGQGIETPITNSDAKEALDLFTKDHWLYYDRTEGDYWVGTRSLIELKRHLRSTFSDVITDCYMCRDIVIKGELCDEKKMHHHCARRYVQTQNRV; translated from the exons ATGGCGGAAAGCGGCGAAGAAGAGGCTCCTGGGTCGAAGCATCGTCCGGCATTCCTTCAAATGCTGATAGCAAGAAAGATTGTGACGACGGACGAGGCGAGAAAGGCGATGGAGACGATCTGCGAACGATGTCGCGTTCCCGTTCCCGATTTGAGCCAATTCGTTCGAGATATCAACGAAGGCCTCAAGGAGATTTTCATGGAAATTCGCACGGGTGTGTCGGAAGAGAGCGGAGTCGTGCACTACGCCTTg GTTAATACGTACGAAGATGTGGCTGCAAAAGTGGCTGCGAGCTACGATCGAAAACTTCTGACGTATTTCAATAAAGTG ATGGAGATGATTGTGAGAGAGGGAAACGGCTTAGCGTCATCTACTGACCTCATTAACGCTGGACAAGGCATTGAAACGCCCATCACAAACTCAGACGCCAAA GAAGCTTTGGATTTATTTACGAAGGATCATTGGCTCTACTATGACAGG ACTGAGGGAGACTATTGGGTTGGGACCAGGAGTCTAATTGAATTGAAACGCCATTTGAGATCAAcgttttctgacgtcataacggATTGCTACATGTGTCGCGACATCGTGATAAAGGGAGAGCtttgcgacgagaaaaaaatgcatcaCCATTGCGCTCGACGTTATGTGCAAACGCAAA aCAGGGTCTAG
- the LOC136197408 gene encoding uncharacterized protein, translated as MAKITSLWMGDLEPYMDERFVQNALSSLGEPVLSVRVIRQKIPGMAGYCFLEFGSEQAASQAINKLNGLPVPGTHPMKRFRLNWANSGGPGGAPLSMTGMSPTTALSRPGIGVGVAAAAAAAASAFDPVERYQVALEQHRQVVERLQQYQHYQHAYLNAMWQACQQKDGGEEEAEGEGEKEESNAVAEPVQGLTSLPDIDAMNKKVIFDYNILFDEADQVQWSPIEKLAPLLVNSQEY; from the exons ATGGCGAAGATAACAAGCCTTTGGATGGGCGAT CTTGAACCCTATATGGACGAGAGATTCGTTCAGAATGCTCTGAGTTCTCTGGGAGAGCCCGTTCTCAGCGTCCGTGTCATTCGACAAAAAATCCCGGG TATGGCCGGCTATTGCTTTCTTGAATTCGGCTCCGAACAGGCTGCCTCTCAAGCCATAAACAAACTGAACGGTCTACCCGTTCCGGGAACTCATCCA ATGAAACGATTTCGCTTGAATTGGGCCAATTCAGGCGGTCCTGGAGGAGCACCACTGTCAAT GACCGGTATGAGTCCTACTACAGCATTGAGTCGTCCTGGAATAGGAGTAGgagtggcggcggcagcagcagcggcagcctCAGCCTTTGATCCTGTCGAGAGATACCAAGTGGCTTTGGAACAGCATCGGCAAGTGGTGGAACGCTTGCAACAGTATCAACATTATCAGCACGCCTATTTGAATGCAATGTGGCAAGCGTGTCAGCAGAAGGATGGAGGTGAAGAGGAAGcggaaggagaaggagagaaggaagagTCAAACGCTGTAGCGGAACCTGTTCAAG GTTTGACTTCTTTGCCTGATATTGATGCGATGAACAAGAAGGTAATTTTCGATTACAAC ATATTATTTGATGAGGCGGACCAAGTTCAATGGAGTCCCATTGAAAAACTTGCTCCCCTTCTCGTCAACTCCCAAGAATACTAG
- the LOC136197401 gene encoding leucine-rich repeat-containing protein 15-like: MTLFLLLVCLFLVRSCTSVSIATRNDCPARCECDETTIFCSGRTFDVVPPIPRRTTRLFMKNARLKRLGSNLNDRANLTHLILDSNELTQVDELVTARLLSLKYLVLDGNKLDRLPANLFRALPAIETLSVADNALSVLPNDTFDGAKGLETLCLAGNRLRRIAPSLFQSLTNLRALNLYRNYIGSLSRETLARNRRLVTLRLNRNHITDFPVDLTKYRYPNLRSLFLQHNRISSLPQKAFRYVPNLKYLLLENNDISRLQSGLLRPLKGLERLDLQRNNLLELDEGSFIGLSHLAHIDLASNPLTSLPRDVFTDQHLVLKHLSLCHNKLTSLDSGVFQGLVHLQYLCLADNSLYDLPCDVFADLRLLKELYLNYNQIERVCPYLLPESKDLEKIDMSHNLLREIPLHLFSNLPKLTTLLLHHNQIVSVADRAFFGDVSLETLNLDVNFIKVVNEQTFCDAVHLTHLNLGKNKVQTLTASSFVCLSQLQMLHIGSSALLCSCEVLWLNEYLALRNITRIECHKKISGMPKRVGQEPFDERSCEKSSLITASATGRGSSQLSVASIVSSFDNVQEKISAVENRTESLGKNEEELRAVIEQMKQSLDVLQTKVAKLEQVSTACPVSNGRMFINGATWRKGRCTLCLCKNGTAECKAIENCK, from the exons ATGACgctcttccttctcctcgtttgtctttttctcgttcgttCTTGCACGTCCGTGTCGATCGCGACTCGGAACGATTGCCCGGCTCGATGCGAgtgcgacgaaacgacgattttctgcagtggacgaacgttcgacgtcgtacCGCCGATTccacgtcgaacgacgcgact CTTCATGAAAAATGCACGACTCAAGCGGCTGGGATCGAACTTGAACGATCGTGCGAATCTTACACACCT GATCCTCGACAGCAACGAGTTGACACAAGTCGACGAATTAGTGACTGCACGGCTTCTTTCGCTCAAATACCT CGTTTTGGACGGCAACAAGCTGGATCGTCTGCCCGCGAATCTCTTCCGTGCACTTCCAGCGATCGAGACGCT GAGTGTGGCGGACAATGCGCTAAGCGTTCTCCCCAACGACACGTTCGACGGCGCCAAAGGGCTGGAGACGCT GTGCCTGGCGGGCAATCGACTCAGGCGTATCGCCCCCTCTTTGTTCCAGTCGCTCACGAATCTACGAGCTCT GAACCTCTATCGGAACTATATCGGTTCCTTATCGCGTGAGACTCTCGCCCGGAATCGCCGGCTCGTCACTCT CCGATTGAATCGGAATCACATAACCGACTTTCCTGTTGATTTGACAAAGTATCGCTATCCCAACCTCAGAAGCCT ATTTCTCCAGCACAATCGTATCTCATCGCTTCCTCAGAAGGCTTTTCGATACGTTCCCAACTTGAAATACCT GCTTCTGGAGAATAACGACATCTCTCGTCTCCAGTCTGGCTTGCTGAGGCCGCTGAAAGGCCTCGAAAGATT GGACTTACAGCGAAACAATCTGCTGGAATTAGATGAGGGCTCCTTTATTGGATTGTCTCATCTGGCGCACAT CGACTTGGCGTCTAATCCGCTTACGTCGTTGCCCAGAGATGTCTTTACAGATCAGCACCTTGTGCTCAAGCATCT GAGTTTGTGTCACAACAAGTTAACGTCTTTGGACTCTGGCGTTTTTCAAGGCCTCGTTCACTTGCAATATTT ATGCTTGGCTGACAATTCTCTGTATGATCTCCCGTGTGATGTGTTTGCAGATCTTCGACTGTTAAAAGAATT GTACCTTAATTACAATCAAATTGAACGCGTTTGTCCTTATCTGCTACCGGAGAGCAAAGACCTGGAAAAAAT TGATATGAGCCACAATCTATTACGAGAAATCCCCTTGCACCTTTTCTCAAACCTTCCCAAGCTAACTACGCT ATTACTGCATCATAATCAAATCGTAAGCGTTGCGGACCGCGCTTTCTTTGGTGACGTATCACTGGAGACTTT AAATCTTGATGTGAATTTCATCAAAGTCGTCAATGAACAGACGTTTTGCGACGCTGTTCATCTGACGCACTT AAATTTGGGAAAGAACAAAGTGCAGACCCTGACGGCATCTTCCTTTGTTTGCTTGAGCCAACTCCAAATGCT TCATATTGGCTCTTCTGCTCTCCTTTGCTCATGTGAAGTCTTATGGCTTAACGAGTACCTTGCCTTGCGGAATATAACGAGAATAGAATGCCATAAGAAAATCAGTGGCATGCCTAAGCGAGTAGGACAAGAACCGTTTGATGAACGAAGCTGCG AAAAGTCCAGTCTCATTACAGCTTCAGCCACGGGAAGAGGTTCGTCACAGCTGTCTGTTGCCAGCATTGTATCGTCGTTCGACAACGTGCAAGAGAAAATAAGTGCAGTTGAGAATCGCACCGAGTCTCTTGGGAAAAATGAAGAGGAGCTCAGAGCCGTAATAGAACAGATGAAACAAAGCCTGGACGTACTCCAGACAAAG GTTGCCAAGTTGGAGCAAGTGTCAACTGCCTGCCCTGTCAGCAACGGACGCATGTTCATAAACGGAGCCACGTGGCGAAAGGGAAGATGCACGTTGTGTCTGTGCAAG AATGGAACAGCTGAATGCAAAGCAATAGAAAACTGCAAGTAG
- the LOC136197404 gene encoding regulator of chromosome condensation-like: MPPRKGGKRARAKKQAQNEAPIAKVAKKDKAKALEVEKEQQKGKITVLTVGMGDMGQLGLGEDIAERSRPAIVTKLDDEDVTSVQCGGMHNVALTQDGKAFSWGCNDEGALGRATKEGEDEEAFPAPVVFPSPKERIIQVSAGDSHSAFLHENGSILCSGAFRDSKGVIGLTASGQREGLPIRIWTSSSEKGVSVSSGNEHVAFLTDKGNLFTFGVGEQGQLGRVASCFADRGGRRGLKAILTPERVHVKWGPIESVFCGGYHSFAISKSRVAYAWGLNNYGQLGVGDAESYFVPRKVTNGERFCAFSGAQHHSLALGRNGRVYACGRAEYGRLGLGEKAEEQHEFVEIPQLASVVDVACAGSVSFAVTQAGRAHAWGMGTNMQLSVGADDDDVFTPQPVKGKNVDSRSIVHVSVGGQHASFLAE; encoded by the exons ATGCCGCCAAGAAAGGGCGGGAAAAGGGCGAGAGCGAAGAAGCAAGCGCAAAACGAGGCCCCGATCGCCAAAGTGGCCAAAAAAGACAAGGCGAAGGCGCTAGAAG TCGAGAAAGAACAGCAAAAGGGCAAAATAACAGTGCTGACCGTCGGAATGGGAGACATGGGCCAATTGGGATTAGGCGAAGACATCGCCGAACGAAGTCGACCGGCAATAGTCACCAAattagacgacgaagacgtcacaAGCGTTCAATGCGGAGGAATGCACAACGTCGCTCTAACACAAGACGGAAAA GCTTTCTCTTGGGGATGCAACGACGAAGGTGCGTTGGGACGAGCAACGAAggaaggcgaagacgaggaggCCTTTCCAGCCCCAGTCGTATTCCCGTCGCCCAAAGAGAGAATCATTCAGGTATCGGCCGGCGACAGTCACTCGGCATTTCTACACGAAAACGGATCAATTCTATGTAGTGGAGCATTCAGG GACTCTAAAGGTGTTATCGGTTTGACGGCGAGTGGACAGCGAGAAGGATTGCCGATCCGAATCTGGACGAGTTCGTCAGAGAAAGGCGTGAGCGTGTCGTCGGGAAACGAACACGTTGCCTTCTTGACCGACAAGGGGAATCTATTCACATTCGGCGTCGGGGAACAAGGCCAATTGGGTCGCGTTGCATCCTGCTTCGCCGATCGCGGCGGTCGACGCGGTCTCAAGGCAATTCTGACGCCCGAACGAGTGCACGTGAAATGGGGTCCCATAGAGAGCGTCTTCTGCGGCGGATATCACTCGTTCGCCATATCGAAGTCTCGCGTGGCGTACGCCTGGGGTCTCAATAATTACGGCCAGCTTGGCGTAGGCGACGCAGAATCGTACTTCGTTCCACGTAAAGTGACGAACGGGGAACGATTCTGCGCATTTTCCGGGGCCCAGCATCACTCGTTGGCCCTCGGACGAAACGGCCGTGTCTACGCGTGTGGACGCGCCGAATATGGTCGATTGGGCTTGGGGGAGAAAGCGGAGGAGCAGCACGAATTCGTGGAAATTCCTCAACTCGCGAGCgtagtcgacgtcgcctgtGCGGGATCCGTATCGTTTGCCGTCACGCAGGCGGGTCGCGCTCACGCGTGGGGAATGGGAACGAATATGCAATTGTCGGTCGGtgccgatgacgacgatgttTTTACTCCCCAACCGGTAAAGGGCAAAAACGTTGACTCGCGTTCAATAGTGCACGTTAGTGTCGGCGGACAGCACGCCTCGTTTTTGGCAGAATAA
- the LOC136197406 gene encoding RING finger protein 151-like, with protein MGVNKLLFVEEPHSDCLCLICQEVLEDPRETSYCQHAFCRGCIERWLENHEICPTCRTPLALSHLKPLHRIWREKLHRLRVRCEFGDDGCPAITELQRRNAHMQICDYAPIACPNKPCPHVTTRRNMKDHLESCDYRLVRCERGCQLLIAANLLGSHSCVGAIKIEMDAIEDKLRALQKDYSKLERSLKKEKEARLGLEKFTQEQADAINQLSGLYEQITNKDESGNGKRKRNISLPRIAPLHTRMSISYNESRCNHRGATSQSTNASPNRSTATTPASIGRTRDGAIWPSSQVGGGGNSGGGGDGSDGTSANRLTLPSIR; from the exons ATGGGAGTGAACAAGCTTCTGTTCGTCGAGGAACCTCATTCCGACTGCCTCTGTCTTATCTGCCAAGAAGTTCTAGAAGATCCTCGCGAAACGTCCTATTGTCAGCACGCATTTTGCCGCGGTTGCATCGAGCGTTGGCTCGAGAATCACGAGATATGTCCGACGTGTCGAACGCCACTGGCACTTTCGCACCTAAAACCGCTTCATCGGATATGGCGCGAAAAATTGCATCGATTGCGTGTGCGCTGcgaattcggcgacgacggctgtCCAGCAATCACCGAATTGCAACGACGGAACGCCCACATGCAGATATGCGATTACGCCCCCATCGCGTGCCCCAATAAGCCGTGTCCGCACGTGACGACCAGACGAAACATGAAAGATCACCTGGAATCGTGCGATTATCGGCTCGTGCGATGCGAACGCGGATGTCAATTGCTTATTGCGGCCAACTTGCTTGGGAGCCATAGCTGCGTGGGAGCGATAAAGATAGAAATGGACGCAATTGAGGACAAGTTGCGCGCGCTACAGAAAGACTACTCCAAATTGGAACGAAGtctaaaaaaggaaaaggaagctCGTTTAGGCTTGGAGAAATTTACGCAAGAACAAGCGGACGCTATAAATCAATTAAGCGGACTTTACGAACAAATTACGAATAAAGACGAAAGTGGGAATGgcaagcgaaaacgaaatattTCGCTGCCACGAATTGCCCCACTTCACACGCGAATGTCAATAAGCTATAACG aaagtCGATGTAATCATCGCGGTGCGACGAGTCAGAGTACAAATGCAAGTCCCAATCGATCGACTGCGACTACGCCCGCGTCAATAGGAAGGACACGTGACGGCGCCATATGGCCATCGTCTCAAGTGGGGGGAGGTGGaaacagcggcggcggaggcgatGGCAGTGACGGAACGAGTGCCAATCGGCTTACTTTACCATCGATACGGTAG
- the LOC136197405 gene encoding transcriptional regulator ATRX homolog: MFESAGWLPLFVIVFTLIVGALVFVMTQSALASQEPPSGSLHAKEAAEEKKKKRTKKEKGATPSVPAGTVQETDSKAPPQNEAKPKPKPKGSKKKNEKEIQKENVVAPAAAAEKKKKKRKKVKNEVDDDDDDEAGEWTQISRKPKKSSQKEKKKKSDDIDQSDSHKKTALDVHVPPSLIREKQEEVAAAVTKEEEVVEEASGSTPAETKEEKIAESQTEAIDRKSPAAASVRSSSGTSESGVGESSGGEYVNIEVKETEMGEAIIEEKSIQIKAEIQEEEEEEDQKPKKDNEPKPQREKKRKKKKKGGGGGGKGKEDEDGWVVV; this comes from the exons ATGTTCGAATCTGCTGGCTGGCTGCCCTTGTTCGTGATCGTCTTCACCCTAATCGTCGGAGCGCTCGTCTTCGTGATGACCCAGAGCGCTCTCGCCTCGCAGGAACCGCCATCGGGGTCTCTTCACGCCaaagaggcggcggaggaaaagaagaagaagagaacaaagaaagaaaagggcGCCACACCCTCCGTACCAGCCGGAACG GTACAGGAAACCGACTCAAAGGCGCCGCCACAGAACGAGGCCAAGCCGAAGCCGAAGCCTAAGggatcgaagaagaaaaacgagaaggaaattcaaaaagagAATGTGGTCGCACCTGCAGCCGCagcggagaagaaaaagaagaagagaaagaaagtgaagaacgaagtagatgacgacgacgacgacgaagcag GCGAGTGGACACAGATCAGTCGCAAGCCAAAGAAAAGcagtcaaaaagaaaagaaaaagaagagcgatGACATCGATCAGAGCGACAGTCATAAGAAAACTGCACTAGATGTCCACGTGCCACCATCGCTTATTAGAGAGAAACAGGAGGAGGTAGCAGCGGCAGTTAccaaagaggaagaagtagTGGAAGAAGCATCCGGGTCAACTCCCGCTGAAacaaaggaagaaaagattGCGGAAAGCCAAACGGAAGCGATCGATAGAAAGAGTCCCGCCGCGGCGAGcgttcgctcgtcgtcgggaaCGAGCGAATCCGGCGTGGGGGAATCCAGCGGCGGCGAGTACGTCAACATCGAAGTGAAGGAGACCGAAATGGGAGAGGCTATCATTGAAGAAAAGTCGATTCAAATAAAGGCAGAGAtacaggaggaggaggaggaggaggatcaGAAGCCTAAGAAAG ACAATGAGCCCAAGCCTCAGCgggagaaaaagaggaagaagaagaaaaagggcggcggcggcggtggaaagggaaaggaagacgaggacgGATGGGTTgtagtgtga